One window from the genome of Chrysiogenia bacterium encodes:
- a CDS encoding glycine cleavage system protein H, whose translation ISPISGTVIEVNEELSDSPSVINDEPYGDGWLYIVDLTDPDELKDLMDEDAYGEFLEAEGEDE comes from the coding sequence ATCAGCCCGATCTCGGGCACGGTGATCGAGGTCAACGAGGAACTCTCGGACTCGCCCTCGGTCATCAATGACGAGCCCTACGGCGACGGGTGGCTCTACATCGTCGATCTGACCGACCCCGACGAGCTCAAGGATCTCATGGACGAAGACGCCTACGGCGAGTTTCTCGAAGCCGAGGGCGAAGACGAGTAG